One genomic window of Choristoneura fumiferana chromosome 14, NRCan_CFum_1, whole genome shotgun sequence includes the following:
- the LOC141434580 gene encoding uncharacterized protein: protein MDFILYKVVIAICMVAQSYSQLPEATLTPFPEVGCKRKSHYSSDYIRECSDPWYCRNVISSLEFDSSEICDLNKKIHSSRHGRKMNPFYIIYKYENENGDNTFDSLYSTIPRFERSYQNPLPFIYSLDLENNDYEFVPRLQEMQNLAILKLSRNILITAKLSNINELPALKYLDYSHNRITNIEVTPGEHEFQALKTLNISHNYLANIPEAIFDSLANLEFLDLSHNYIYALDILSFEGIRKLLNLNLSYNHISEINSSLVRFTELTILDLSHNNLEILKVNNFKKLYNLQYLSLNSNSIKYAEKNVFDDMASLKSIDLQDNLIESIDQGMFINATALTAVRFARNKLKSLPKYAFKGKNIVVFSIEGNELQGSIEKGWFEGFLIQELNLGGQHLNSIENYAFTGLVSLQTLLLNNNNLNLLSNHSFKSLPNLKDLDLSYNDLINFDIVTDDLLRLEKLSLHHNKITQISSNNFKGLSTLQFLDLSHNNIAHFESKSFKSLEQLSSLKVSDNPLTGSIEEGTFDGLNLLPSLDISNCLITRLDNGSFVGMTVLDKLNVSHGNITELQFNSLSYLSNVQTIDMSYNQLSVFDVNTTDLTNLRTIFLNNNLLQVISRTLFNGMSVLSKIILSHNRIYTLNKEIFYGVGDLRYLDLSYNKDLAFDVSFVEKAENLEKLYISGTKSDVSFEKIAEIPVTEVQIAHSYIRNVTQLNLKRFHRLETLVLSNNAVSKLEIGALSNLRALKNFDLSFNNLSSIQPGAFMNNTYLLYLNISHNNLIEINYGIFHGLIYLKTLDLSYNNIKSLHNGRLYDVENLERLIADYNKIDSISPYEFSGTSLATLSIGGNPLPCEVLVNLKKGSFEFTITAITSDKTNPNVGGVTCNKDSYVDRSKPKTSNESDNLLIDIRNILFNISQEHMVKESVTITHDAPYVANISEQQVKLNQNILDSVAKLSSVSNMTSTLINVNSDTNLLLGKILKVLSSKDSTAPQTVKSTFAVVKDNATSENLIPYINKIKEALEETIAVEKQNIMIDLDSKIEKINSRIGSSTLTTKMPVHDKLVNVNESTQKAPMFTEICVGLILVILVAFILFKLYQSKINFSSNRSYNCSTRHIADAMDNSNL from the exons ATGGACTTTATTCTGT atAAGGTAGTTATAGCTATATGTATGGTGGCACAGTCTTACTCGCAATTGCCAGAAGCTACGTTGACACCATTTCCAGAAGTGGGGTGCAAACGAAAATCTCACTACTCATCCGATTATATCAGAGAATGCAGTGATCCGTGGTACTGCAGGAATGTCATATCGTCGTTAGAATTTGACAGTAGTGAAATATGtgacctaaataaaaaaattcactCTTCAAGGCATGGTAGAAAGATGAATCCTTTTTACATAATctacaaatatgaaaatgaaaatggtgATAATACTTTTGACTCATTATATTCCACTATTCCACGATTTGAAAGAAGTTACCAAAATCCattaccttttatttattcgttgGATTTAGAAAACAATGACTATGAATTTGTCCCTCGTCTACAAGAAATGCAAAATTTGGCCATATTAAAACTATCACGAAATATTTTGATTACTGCAAAGTTATCAAACATTAACGAGCTGCCAGCATTAAAATATTTGGACTACTCCCACAATCGCATTACCAATATTGAAGTAACCCCAGGAGAACATGAATTTCAAGCACTGAAAACATTGAACATATCTCATAATTATCTAGCTAACATTCCAGAGGCAATATTTGATTCTTTGGCGAACTTAGAATTTTTAGATTTGTCACATAACTATATTTACGCATTGGACATCTTGTCTTTTGAAGGCATTAGAAAATTGTTGAATTTAAATCTTTCTTACAACCATATATCGGAAATAAATTCGTCCCTGGTCAGATTCACAGAACTGACCATTCTAGATTTAAGTCATAACAATTTAGAGATATTAAAAGTgaataatttcaaaaaactgtATAATTTACAGTATCTTTCTTTAAATTCGAATTCAATAAAATACGccgaaaaaaatgtgtttgacGATATGGCGTCATTGAAGTCTATTGACTTACAAGATAATCTAATAGAAAGTATTGACCAGGGAATGTTTATTAATGCCACAGCATTGACTGCAGTGCGATTCGcaagaaacaaattaaaatcattgCCTAAGTATGCATTCAAAGGCAAAAATATCGTAGTTTTTTCCATTGAAGGCAACGAACTACAAGGTTCTATCGAGAAGGGCTGGTTTGAAGGTTTTCTGATCCAAGAACTAAATTTAGGCGGTCAACATCTAAACTCGATAGAAAATTATGCTTTCACTGGTCTTGTATCATTACAAACGCTACTgcttaataataacaatttaaatttgCTAAGTAATCATTCGTTCAAAAGTTTACCGAACTTGAAAGATCTAGATCTATCTTATAACGATTTAATTAACTTCGACATCGTGACTGATGATCTTTTAAGACTTGAAAAGTTATCTTTGCATCACAACAAAATAACTCAAATTTCAAGCAACAATTTTAAAGGGCTTTCGACACTTCAATTTCTTGATTTGTCCCACAACAACATAGCACACTTTGAATCAAAGTCTTTTAAGTCCTTGGAACAACTATCGAGTTTAAAAGTATCAGACAATCCTCTTACTGGGTCTATAGAAGAAGGAACTTTCGATGGTTTGAACCTATTACCTAGTCTTGACATATCAAATTGTTTGATAACGCGGCTAGACAATGGTTCGTTTGTTGGCATGACTGTTTTAGACAAGTTAAACGTTTCGCATGGTAACATAACagaattacaatttaattcacTATCATATTTGAGCAACGTTCAAACTATTGATATGTCCTATAACCAGCTAAGCGTATTTGATGTAAATACTACAGATTTAACGAACTTAAGAACGATATTCCTTAACAATAACTTACTGCAAGTAATTTCTCGTACTTTGTTTAACGGGATGAGCGTCCTATCTAAAATAATTCTTTCTCATAATCGTATTTATACTCTtaacaaagaaatattttacgGTGTTGGAGATTTACGGTACTTGGATCTGTCCTATAATAAAGACCTAGCATTTGATGTATCATTTGTTGAAAAAGCTGAAAATCTTGAAAAGTTGTATATTTCAGGAACGAAATCCGATGTATCATTTGAGAAAATAGCAGAAATTCCTGTTACAGAAGTACAAATTGCACATTCTTATATTCGCAACGTCACACAGTTAAACCTGAAAAGATTTCATCGTTTGGAGACCCTGGTGTTGAGTAACAATGCAGTGTCCAAACTGGAAATAGGTGCTCTTTCTAATTTGAGGGCTTTAAAGAATTTTGATCTGAGCTTCAATAATTTATCTTCCATTCAACCAGGTGcttttatgaataatacttatttactttatttaaatatttcacaCAACAACCTCatagaaattaattatggaattTTTCACGGTCTAATATACTTGAAAACCTTAGATTTGTCTTATAATAACATAAAAAGTTTGCATAATGGTAGACTATACGATGTTGAAAATTTGGAAAGGCTTATTGCGgactataataaaatagattCTATTTCTCCATATGAATTCTCCGGCACCAGTTTGGCAACACTAAGCATTGGAGGTAATCCATTGCCTTGTGAAGTTTTAgtgaacttaaaaaaaggatCTTTTGAATTCACTATTACTGCTATAACCAGTGACAAAACAAACCCTAACGTAGGTGGAGTAACTTGTAATAAGGACAGCTATGTTGATCGCTCCAAACCAAAAACATCTAATGAGTCTGATAATTTGCTAATTGATATAAGgaatatactttttaatatttctcaAGAACATATGGTCAAGGAATCTGTTACTATAACGCATGATGCTCCATACGTAGCGAATATATCAGAGCAACAAGTAAAACTGAACCAAAACATTTTAGATTCTGTAGCGAAGTTGTCTTCTGTCAGCAACATGACTTCGACGCTCATCAATGTGAATAGCGATACAAACTTGTTATTgggtaaaatattaaaagtactTTCTTCAAAAGACTCCACAGCACCGCAGACAGTCAAATCCACATTTGCTGTCGTCAAAGACAACGCAACTTCAGAAAATCTGATTCcttacattaataaaattaaagaggCTTTAGAAGAAACAATAGCTgttgaaaaacaaaatattatgataGATCTAGACAGTAAAATCGAAAAAATAAACTCCAGAATTGGTTCTTCCACATTGACAACGAAAATGCCCGTTCATGATAAACTAGTTAATGTAAATGAAAGTACGCAAAAGGCACCGATGTTTACTGAAATCTGCGTAGGGttgattttagtaattttagttGCTTTCATTTTGTTCAAATTATATCAatctaaaataaatttttctAGTAACCGATCTTATAATTGCAGTACTCGTCACATAGCTGACGCTATGGATAACTCCAATTTGTAG